One uncultured Gellertiella sp. genomic window carries:
- a CDS encoding phosphoserine transaminase encodes MTTTPRPAKLPANPRFSSGPCAKRPNWTPDALRDAPLGRSHRAKPGKGRLKLAIDLTRDVLEVPADYRIAIVPASDTGAVEMAMWSLLGARGVDMVAWESFGAGWVSDVTRELKLADVRTIKAPYGKLPDLSSIDFDRDVVFTWNGTTSGVRVPDAGFIPAGRKGLTICDATSAAFAQKLDFARLDVVTFSWQKVLGGEGAHGMLILSPRAVARLESHEPAWPMPKIFRMTKGGKLIEGLFEGETINTPSMLCVEDYIDALTWAKSLGGLAALLAKADANAQVIHDFVAAHDWIANLAEVDETRSNTSVCLKIVDADVVALSPDAQAAFAKGIATRLEKEGVAFDIGSYRDAPAGLRIWTGATVEQADLEALMPWLAFAYAEEKAALAKVAA; translated from the coding sequence ATGACGACCACGCCAAGACCGGCAAAGCTGCCGGCGAATCCCCGTTTTTCCTCCGGTCCCTGCGCCAAGCGTCCAAACTGGACGCCGGATGCGCTTCGCGATGCGCCGCTCGGTCGCTCGCACCGCGCCAAACCTGGCAAGGGCAGGCTGAAGCTTGCTATCGATCTCACCCGCGACGTGCTGGAGGTTCCCGCCGATTACCGCATTGCCATCGTGCCGGCCTCCGATACCGGGGCGGTGGAAATGGCGATGTGGTCGCTGCTGGGGGCCCGTGGCGTCGACATGGTCGCCTGGGAAAGCTTTGGCGCGGGCTGGGTCTCGGATGTCACCAGGGAGCTGAAGCTTGCCGATGTCAGGACCATCAAGGCGCCCTATGGCAAGCTGCCGGATCTTTCCTCCATCGATTTCGACCGCGATGTCGTCTTTACCTGGAATGGCACGACCTCGGGCGTGCGGGTACCGGATGCCGGTTTCATCCCGGCCGGCCGCAAGGGCCTGACGATCTGCGACGCCACCTCTGCCGCCTTCGCGCAGAAGCTCGATTTTGCCAGGCTCGATGTCGTCACCTTCTCCTGGCAGAAGGTGCTGGGCGGCGAGGGCGCGCATGGCATGCTGATCCTGTCGCCGCGCGCCGTGGCGCGGCTGGAAAGCCATGAGCCGGCCTGGCCGATGCCGAAAATCTTCCGCATGACCAAGGGCGGCAAGCTGATCGAGGGCCTGTTTGAGGGCGAAACGATCAACACCCCGTCGATGCTCTGTGTCGAGGATTATATCGATGCACTCACCTGGGCAAAATCCCTGGGCGGGCTCGCCGCCTTGCTGGCCAAGGCCGATGCCAATGCGCAGGTGATCCATGATTTCGTCGCCGCCCATGACTGGATCGCCAATCTCGCCGAGGTGGATGAAACCCGCTCCAACACATCCGTCTGCCTGAAGATCGTCGATGCCGACGTGGTGGCGCTGTCGCCGGATGCCCAGGCGGCTTTCGCCAAGGGCATTGCCACGCGGCTGGAAAAGGAGGGCGTCGCCTTCGATATCGGCTCCTACCGCGATGCGCCTGCCGGCCTTCGCATCTGGACCGGCGCGACGGTGGAACAGGCGGATCTCGAGGCGCTGATGCCCTGGCTCGCCTTTGCCTATGCCGAGGAAAAGGCCGCGCTGGCCAAAGTGGCCGCCTGA
- a CDS encoding outer membrane beta-barrel protein encodes MIRQSAFAFLLSLAMAGAQGALAMDLPPPVYAPEISTGGVGQGWYMRGDLGYTGWSGISAPSYNVVGNGGAVAAVESFDDARFDRHFAYGGGLGYQVNDFLRTDATLDFFNASFSGSSSIDAPCNNAQVAGTSCGFNHSGSLRGIGVLGNVYADLGTYDGLTPYVGAGAGVTEVKWNSASSTPFCVNGTGTCNGTTYAAQANEGLDNWRFTYALMAGVSYDITSSMKLDFGYRYSKIAGGDIYDYSAAEKALGASGAKASDSGLTRQEIRAGLRITTW; translated from the coding sequence ATGATCCGTCAGTCCGCTTTTGCATTCCTTCTGTCGCTGGCAATGGCGGGCGCGCAGGGCGCGCTGGCCATGGATCTGCCGCCGCCCGTCTATGCGCCGGAGATTTCCACCGGGGGCGTCGGGCAGGGCTGGTACATGCGCGGCGATCTTGGCTATACCGGTTGGTCCGGAATTTCCGCACCCTCCTACAATGTCGTCGGCAATGGCGGGGCGGTTGCCGCCGTCGAAAGCTTTGATGATGCGCGGTTCGACCGGCATTTTGCCTATGGCGGCGGGCTTGGTTACCAGGTCAATGATTTCCTGCGCACCGACGCGACGCTGGATTTCTTCAATGCCTCCTTCAGCGGTTCGTCCAGCATCGACGCTCCCTGCAACAATGCCCAGGTGGCTGGCACCAGTTGCGGCTTCAACCATTCCGGCTCGCTGCGGGGCATCGGCGTGCTGGGCAATGTCTATGCGGATCTCGGCACCTATGACGGCCTGACGCCCTATGTCGGGGCGGGGGCCGGTGTCACGGAAGTCAAATGGAACTCGGCGAGTTCGACCCCGTTCTGCGTCAATGGTACCGGTACCTGCAACGGCACCACCTACGCCGCCCAGGCCAATGAGGGGCTCGACAACTGGCGCTTTACCTATGCGCTGATGGCCGGTGTCTCCTATGACATTACCAGTTCGATGAAGCTCGATTTCGGCTATCGCTATTCGAAGATTGCAGGCGGCGACATCTATGACTATTCCGCTGCCGAAAAGGCGCTTGGGGCCAGCGGTGCCAAGGCCAGCGACAGCGGCCTGACCCGCCAGGAAATCCGCGCCGGTCTGCGCATAACCACCTGGTAG
- a CDS encoding porin family protein, with the protein MKNLLLGAFALLAINSAALGADLYQPADPVPVAPVQSVDSSGWYLRGDAAYNYNKSRGAWFFQGSNGLESDFTTAGLRNSFSIGGGVGYQVNSYLRADVTADYMFNGDFRGSTHGGGAAFGACVVSCTSTDLASMTALSLLANAYVDIGTWGSITPYVGAGLGGTYVKWGDLENTSCDDSNSANCDVTEHHGGNGNWRFTYALMAGASVDVTCNLKADIGYRYRHVEGGRMFDYKANGGPGYDRGFGSHEGRLGLRYVFSGCDQQAYIPPVEVPTAPVYK; encoded by the coding sequence ATGAAGAACCTCTTGCTTGGCGCTTTCGCGCTTCTGGCCATCAACAGCGCGGCCCTTGGTGCCGATCTTTACCAGCCCGCCGATCCCGTGCCGGTCGCCCCGGTGCAAAGCGTGGATTCCAGCGGCTGGTACCTGCGCGGTGATGCGGCTTACAATTACAACAAATCCAGGGGTGCCTGGTTCTTCCAGGGCTCCAACGGGCTTGAAAGTGATTTCACCACGGCGGGTTTGCGCAATTCCTTCTCGATTGGCGGCGGTGTCGGCTATCAGGTCAATAGCTATCTGCGCGCCGACGTGACGGCTGATTACATGTTCAACGGCGATTTCCGGGGCTCGACGCATGGTGGCGGTGCAGCTTTCGGGGCCTGCGTCGTGTCCTGCACCTCGACCGATCTCGCCTCGATGACGGCCCTCAGCCTGCTGGCCAATGCCTATGTCGATATCGGCACCTGGGGTTCCATCACCCCCTATGTCGGCGCGGGTCTCGGCGGCACCTATGTCAAATGGGGTGATCTCGAAAATACATCCTGCGACGATTCCAATTCCGCCAATTGCGATGTCACCGAACACCATGGCGGCAATGGCAACTGGCGCTTTACCTATGCGCTGATGGCCGGTGCCTCGGTTGATGTCACCTGCAATCTCAAGGCCGATATCGGCTACCGCTACCGTCATGTCGAGGGTGGCCGGATGTTCGATTACAAGGCCAATGGTGGCCCCGGCTATGATCGCGGCTTCGGCAGCCACGAAGGACGGCTTGGCTTGCGTTATGTCTTTAGCGGCTGCGACCAGCAGGCCTATATCCCGCCGGTGGAAGTGCCGACCGCGCCGGTTTACAAATAA
- the glmM gene encoding phosphoglucosamine mutase: protein MKRRYFGTDGIRGKSNTPPMTPELAMRVGIAAGTIFRRGSHRHRVVIGKDTRLSGYMLENAMVAGFTAAGVDAFVLGPIPTPAVAMLTRSLRCDIGVMISASHNPYEDNGIKLFGPDGYKLSDALEMQIEDLIDQDILSQLAPSDDIGRAKRIDGVHDRYIEFAKRTLPRDVTLQGLRVAIDCANGAAYKVAPAVLWELGAEVVTIGNDPNGININKNCGSTHPEALQKKVHEVRADIGIALDGDADRVIIVDEHGAIIDGDQLMAVVAESWADDQLLKGGGIVATVMSNLGLERFLVGKGLSLARTSVGDRYVVEHMRKHNFNVGGEQSGHIVLSDFGTTGDGLVAALQILACVKRSGKTVSEVCRRFEPVPQLLRNVRFSGGKPLEDKAVRQAISDAEAELKSRGRLVIRPSGTEPLIRVMAEGDDQGQIERIVNDLIGVIAAVPHAA, encoded by the coding sequence ATGAAGCGCCGCTATTTTGGCACGGACGGTATTCGCGGAAAATCCAACACCCCTCCCATGACGCCGGAACTGGCGATGCGGGTTGGCATTGCCGCAGGCACGATCTTCCGGCGCGGCTCGCATCGGCACCGGGTGGTGATTGGCAAGGATACCAGGCTTTCCGGTTACATGCTGGAAAACGCGATGGTGGCCGGCTTTACGGCGGCGGGCGTCGATGCCTTCGTGCTCGGGCCGATCCCGACCCCGGCCGTGGCGATGCTGACCCGCTCGCTGCGCTGCGATATCGGGGTGATGATCTCCGCCTCGCACAATCCCTACGAAGACAATGGCATCAAGCTGTTCGGCCCTGACGGCTACAAGCTGTCGGATGCGCTGGAAATGCAGATCGAGGACCTGATTGATCAGGATATTCTCTCCCAGCTCGCGCCTTCAGACGATATCGGCCGGGCCAAGCGCATTGATGGCGTGCATGACCGCTATATCGAATTTGCCAAGCGCACACTGCCGCGCGACGTGACCCTGCAGGGGCTGCGCGTGGCCATCGATTGCGCCAACGGGGCGGCCTACAAGGTGGCCCCCGCCGTGCTCTGGGAGCTCGGGGCGGAAGTCGTGACCATCGGCAACGATCCGAACGGCATCAACATCAACAAGAACTGCGGCTCCACCCATCCGGAGGCGCTGCAGAAGAAGGTGCATGAGGTGCGCGCCGATATCGGCATCGCGCTCGATGGCGACGCGGACCGGGTGATCATCGTCGACGAACACGGCGCAATCATCGACGGCGACCAGCTGATGGCTGTCGTGGCGGAATCCTGGGCCGACGACCAGCTGCTGAAGGGCGGCGGCATTGTCGCGACAGTGATGTCCAATCTCGGGCTGGAACGCTTCCTCGTCGGCAAGGGCCTGTCGCTTGCCCGCACCAGCGTCGGCGACCGCTATGTGGTCGAGCATATGCGCAAGCACAATTTCAATGTCGGTGGCGAACAGTCCGGCCATATCGTGCTGTCGGATTTCGGCACGACCGGCGACGGGCTCGTCGCGGCGCTGCAGATCCTTGCCTGCGTCAAGCGCTCCGGCAAGACGGTGAGCGAGGTCTGCCGCAGGTTCGAGCCGGTGCCGCAGCTGTTGCGCAATGTCCGTTTCTCCGGGGGCAAGCCGCTGGAAGACAAGGCGGTCCGGCAGGCCATCAGCGATGCGGAGGCAGAGTTGAAGAGCCGCGGGCGGCTGGTGATCCGTCCTTCGGGCACCGAGCCCCTGATCCGCGTCATGGCTGAGGGCGATGATCAGGGCCAGATCGAGCGGATCGTCAATGATCTGATCGGCGTGATCGCGGCGGTGCCGCACGCAGCCTGA
- a CDS encoding glycosyltransferase, with protein sequence MRRLLVSLAAQTDRHFEIIFVDQNRDDRLKPLLDEYADRLTIRHHMIKATGATRARNAGVALARGDWLMFPDDDAWYPPGMVAKVFDLIRSVPADFYSGRGCDTGGRSIMVPFPERPLFIDEDTLWTTAIEWLFVIRTAAFNAIGGFDPDLGVGAGTPYGAYEICDLMLRSLRADQRGYYDPNFNGHHDFSAEDLETDASIEKMLKYSGGLGYLIRKHRFGFFKTFSLIKRPLAGSVIFFVTGRFQRARRSRTMLRGVWTGWRASRPSPDRR encoded by the coding sequence GTGCGCCGGCTGCTGGTCTCGCTTGCAGCCCAGACCGACCGGCACTTCGAAATCATCTTTGTCGACCAGAACCGCGATGACCGGCTGAAGCCCTTGCTGGACGAGTATGCAGACCGCCTGACGATCCGCCATCACATGATCAAGGCCACCGGTGCCACCCGCGCCCGCAATGCCGGCGTGGCGCTTGCCAGGGGCGACTGGCTGATGTTTCCCGATGACGACGCCTGGTATCCGCCGGGCATGGTGGCAAAGGTCTTCGACCTGATCCGGTCTGTCCCCGCCGATTTCTATTCCGGGCGGGGCTGCGATACCGGGGGGCGGTCGATCATGGTGCCCTTTCCCGAACGCCCGTTGTTCATCGATGAAGACACGCTCTGGACCACGGCTATCGAATGGCTGTTCGTGATCCGGACTGCTGCCTTTAACGCCATCGGCGGTTTCGATCCCGATCTCGGCGTGGGGGCGGGGACACCCTATGGGGCCTACGAGATCTGCGACCTGATGCTGCGGTCGCTGCGGGCGGACCAGCGCGGCTATTACGACCCGAATTTCAACGGTCACCACGATTTCAGTGCCGAGGATCTGGAAACAGATGCGTCTATCGAAAAGATGCTCAAATATAGCGGCGGCCTTGGTTACCTGATCCGCAAGCACCGTTTCGGATTTTTCAAGACATTCTCCCTGATCAAGCGGCCCCTTGCGGGTTCGGTGATCTTCTTCGTCACCGGGCGCTTTCAGCGGGCGCGACGTTCGCGCACCATGCTGCGAGGCGTGTGGACCGGCTGGCGGGCGTCCAGGCCGTCGCCAGACCGCCGATAA
- the ftsH gene encoding ATP-dependent zinc metalloprotease FtsH, with translation MNPNFRNIALWAIIALLLIALFSMFQSAPAQSGSRDVPYSQFLREVDAGRVRDVVVTGNRVLGTYVDNGTAFSTYAPVIDDNLMKQLQAKNVTIAARPESDGSSGFLSYLGTILPMLLILGVWLFFMRQMQGGSRGAMGFGKSKAKLLTEAHGRVTFEDVAGVDEAKQDLEEIVEFLRDPQKFQRLGGRIPRGVLLVGPPGTGKTLLARSVAGEANVPFFTISGSDFVEMFVGVGASRVRDMFEQAKKNAPCIIFIDEIDAVGRHRGAGLGGGNDEREQTLNQLLVEMDGFEANEGIILIAATNRPDVLDPALMRPGRFDRQVVVPNPDIVGRERILKVHVRNVPRAPNVDLKVLARGTPGFSGADLMNLVNEAALMAARRNKRMVTMQEFEDAKDKIMMGAERRSSAMTEAEKKLTAYHEAGHAILALNVAMADPLHKATIIPRGRALGMVMQLPEGDRYSMSYKWMVSRLAIMMGGRVAEELTFGKENITSGASSDIEQATKLARAMVTQWGFSDALGQVAYGENQQEVFLGHSVAQTKNVSESTAQKIDNEIHRLIDEAYEAARKVITEKNSEFVALAEGLLEYETLTGDEIRAVIRGEKPARDQGDDGAQPRSSAVPKAGNRSDGGTAKPAGDEQPDGIEPQPQ, from the coding sequence ATGAACCCAAATTTTCGCAACATAGCCCTGTGGGCCATCATCGCCTTGCTGTTGATCGCGCTATTCAGCATGTTCCAGTCGGCGCCGGCTCAGTCGGGCTCCCGCGACGTTCCCTATTCGCAGTTCCTGCGCGAGGTGGATGCGGGGCGCGTGCGCGATGTTGTCGTCACCGGTAACCGGGTGCTCGGCACCTATGTCGACAATGGCACGGCCTTCTCCACCTATGCGCCTGTCATCGACGACAACCTGATGAAGCAGTTGCAGGCCAAGAATGTCACCATTGCTGCCCGGCCCGAAAGCGACGGTTCCTCCGGATTTCTGAGCTACCTCGGCACGATCCTGCCGATGCTGCTGATCCTCGGTGTCTGGCTGTTCTTCATGCGCCAGATGCAGGGCGGATCACGCGGTGCGATGGGCTTTGGCAAGTCGAAGGCGAAGCTTCTGACGGAGGCCCATGGCCGTGTGACCTTCGAGGATGTGGCAGGTGTTGACGAGGCCAAGCAGGATCTCGAGGAGATCGTCGAATTTCTGCGCGATCCGCAAAAATTCCAGCGCCTCGGTGGCCGCATTCCGCGCGGCGTGCTGCTGGTCGGTCCTCCCGGCACCGGCAAGACATTGCTTGCCCGCTCGGTTGCCGGTGAAGCCAATGTCCCCTTTTTCACCATTTCCGGTTCGGATTTCGTCGAGATGTTCGTCGGTGTCGGTGCATCCCGGGTGCGCGACATGTTCGAGCAGGCCAAGAAGAATGCGCCCTGCATCATCTTCATCGATGAAATCGACGCCGTCGGTCGGCACCGTGGCGCGGGCCTCGGCGGCGGCAATGACGAGCGGGAGCAGACGCTGAACCAGTTGCTGGTTGAAATGGACGGGTTCGAGGCCAACGAGGGCATCATCCTGATCGCCGCCACCAACCGTCCCGACGTGCTCGATCCCGCGCTGATGCGTCCGGGCCGCTTCGACCGCCAGGTCGTGGTGCCAAATCCCGATATTGTCGGTCGCGAGAGGATCCTGAAGGTGCATGTGCGCAACGTGCCGCGCGCGCCGAACGTGGATTTGAAAGTGCTTGCCCGTGGTACGCCCGGATTTTCGGGTGCAGACCTGATGAACCTCGTCAACGAAGCGGCCCTGATGGCAGCCCGGCGCAACAAGCGCATGGTGACCATGCAGGAATTCGAAGACGCCAAGGACAAGATCATGATGGGGGCGGAACGCCGCTCCTCCGCCATGACCGAGGCCGAAAAGAAGCTGACCGCCTATCACGAAGCCGGTCATGCCATTCTGGCGCTGAATGTCGCGATGGCCGATCCGCTGCACAAGGCGACGATCATTCCGCGTGGCCGGGCGCTGGGCATGGTGATGCAGCTGCCGGAAGGCGACCGCTATTCCATGAGCTACAAGTGGATGGTGTCGCGACTGGCGATCATGATGGGCGGACGCGTTGCCGAGGAACTGACCTTCGGCAAGGAAAACATCACCTCCGGCGCGTCCTCCGATATCGAGCAGGCGACCAAACTTGCCCGCGCCATGGTTACCCAGTGGGGCTTTTCCGATGCACTCGGCCAGGTCGCCTATGGCGAGAACCAGCAGGAGGTCTTCCTCGGCCATTCCGTCGCCCAGACCAAGAATGTCTCGGAATCGACCGCCCAGAAGATCGACAACGAGATCCACCGGCTGATCGACGAGGCCTATGAAGCCGCACGCAAGGTCATCACCGAGAAGAACAGCGAGTTTGTCGCTCTGGCTGAAGGCTTGCTCGAATACGAGACGCTGACCGGTGACGAAATCCGCGCCGTGATCCGCGGCGAAAAGCCTGCCCGCGACCAGGGCGACGATGGCGCCCAGCCCCGCAGCTCCGCCGTGCCCAAGGCCGGCAACCGCAGCGATGGCGGTACCGCGAAGCCCGCAGGCGACGAGCAGCCTGACGGCATAGAACCGCAGCCGCAGTGA
- the tilS gene encoding tRNA lysidine(34) synthetase TilS, producing MTDPSSAACLLQTIDGSLKSFLRPGLLLVAVSGGSDSMALLLSLRKTLDTPEFSGFSLAAVTVDHDLRPGAAEEAQWVATACSRLSIPHVICRWPGEKPLTGLQARARLARYRLLVTEADRVGAMAILTGHTGDDQRETIAMRRMRSDGDGLSGMAAQTLLFSRHWLLRPLLGLSRQTLRAALIEWGETWLDDPSNTNPRFERVRVRKAGETGDPDFAGVDHAEARVRSALCQAEWLTQHARVTQGLVAHLPVVALADLAGRDGATALFRLSAAIGGRVHLPDADSARRVLDWLQTGLPGRLTQGRVVFDRRRDGLWLYREARGLEGATLLPGDTLFWDRRYRVENRSGSTVTICAGGAGAMDLLIQSGVPEAIARRAAPAMMSLDPETADRVATERRIAAFEEFLTGFDLAVAQALASAFGLRPFPAPPVRG from the coding sequence ATGACGGACCCTTCATCCGCAGCATGCCTGTTGCAGACCATCGATGGCTCTCTGAAATCCTTTCTCCGTCCCGGCCTGTTGCTGGTTGCCGTTTCCGGTGGCAGCGATTCCATGGCACTGCTTCTTTCCCTTCGAAAAACACTCGACACACCCGAATTTTCCGGCTTTTCGCTGGCCGCCGTGACGGTCGATCACGATCTGAGGCCGGGCGCCGCCGAAGAGGCGCAATGGGTGGCGACTGCCTGTTCCCGCCTTTCCATTCCGCACGTCATCTGCCGCTGGCCGGGCGAAAAGCCCCTGACGGGTTTGCAGGCCCGCGCCCGCCTCGCCCGTTACCGGCTGCTGGTCACCGAGGCGGACCGGGTCGGGGCCATGGCCATCCTTACCGGTCACACGGGAGACGACCAGCGCGAGACCATCGCCATGCGGCGGATGCGTTCCGACGGTGATGGCCTGTCGGGAATGGCCGCGCAGACATTGCTGTTTTCGCGCCACTGGCTGCTCCGCCCGCTGCTGGGCCTGTCCCGGCAGACGCTGCGCGCGGCGCTTATCGAATGGGGCGAGACCTGGCTTGACGACCCCAGCAACACCAATCCGCGTTTCGAGCGCGTCCGGGTTCGAAAGGCCGGCGAAACCGGTGATCCTGATTTCGCCGGTGTTGATCACGCCGAGGCAAGGGTCCGTTCGGCGCTCTGCCAGGCCGAATGGCTGACGCAGCACGCCCGTGTCACCCAGGGGCTGGTGGCACATCTGCCGGTCGTGGCCCTTGCCGATCTGGCCGGCCGGGATGGTGCCACGGCCCTGTTCCGCCTGTCTGCCGCCATCGGCGGACGCGTCCATCTGCCGGATGCCGACAGCGCCCGGCGGGTGCTGGACTGGTTGCAGACGGGCCTGCCGGGCCGCCTGACACAGGGGCGGGTGGTGTTTGACCGCAGGCGCGACGGGCTCTGGCTTTACCGCGAGGCGCGCGGTCTTGAAGGCGCAACGCTTCTGCCGGGCGACACCCTGTTCTGGGACAGGCGCTACCGGGTGGAAAACCGCAGCGGCAGCACGGTCACGATCTGCGCGGGCGGGGCAGGGGCGATGGACCTGCTGATCCAGTCCGGCGTGCCGGAGGCAATTGCCAGGCGGGCCGCCCCCGCAATGATGTCGCTCGATCCTGAAACTGCCGACCGGGTTGCAACCGAGCGCCGGATCGCCGCCTTCGAGGAATTCCTGACCGGTTTCGACCTCGCCGTGGCGCAGGCGCTCGCCTCCGCCTTCGGGCTGCGACCCTTTCCCGCCCCGCCGGTTCGGGGCTAG
- the pal gene encoding peptidoglycan-associated lipoprotein Pal, giving the protein MSRTTSPAMSRMQTLARNPVMVALVLTLALAGCKSKNSLPNNANDLGLNGANGAGAATPGSAQDFTVNVGDRIFFDTDSSAIRADATQTLDRQAQWLAKYPNYAITVEGHADERGTREYNLALGARRASAAKNYLVSRGVPANRLKTISYGKEKPVAVCDDISCWSQNRRAVTVLGGAGL; this is encoded by the coding sequence ATGAGCCGCACGACTTCCCCGGCGATGAGCCGCATGCAGACACTCGCCCGCAATCCGGTTATGGTCGCCCTGGTTCTGACGCTTGCGCTCGCAGGCTGCAAGAGCAAGAACAGCCTGCCGAACAATGCCAATGATCTTGGCCTCAACGGTGCCAACGGCGCCGGTGCGGCAACGCCGGGTTCGGCGCAGGACTTCACCGTCAATGTCGGCGACCGGATCTTCTTCGATACCGACAGCTCGGCCATCCGCGCCGATGCGACCCAGACGCTCGACCGTCAGGCCCAGTGGCTCGCCAAGTATCCGAACTATGCCATCACCGTCGAAGGCCATGCCGACGAGCGCGGCACCCGCGAATATAACCTTGCACTCGGTGCGCGCCGTGCCTCGGCTGCCAAGAACTACCTGGTCTCGCGCGGCGTTCCGGCCAACCGCCTGAAGACGATTTCCTACGGCAAGGAAAAGCCGGTCGCTGTCTGCGACGATATCTCGTGCTGGTCGCAGAACCGCCGCGCCGTTACCGTTCTCGGCGGCGCTGGTCTCTGA
- the tolB gene encoding Tol-Pal system beta propeller repeat protein TolB, which produces MKMLLKRCALALLVVVAAAPSVFAEVRINIHGGRAEPLPIAINDFSSNGNIGQQISAVVAADLQRSGLFAPIDKAAFIEKITNPDTQPRFEDWKAINAQALVTGRVTQEGDGRLRAEFRLWDTFGATQMTGQQFFTQPENWRRVAHIIADAIYKQITGEDGYFDTRVVFVSESGPKTARKRQLAIMDQDGFNVRTLTNSNDIVLTPRFSPSKQEITYMSFEGNQPRVYLLQLETGQREMVGNFPGMTFSPRFSPDGQRVIMSLQQEGNANIYTMDLRSRTTTRLTSTAAIDTSPSYAPDGNRIVFESDRGGKQQLYVMGADGSGQTRISFGDGAYSTPVWSPRGDLIAFTKQAGGKFSIGVMKPDGSGERILTTGFHNEGPTWAPNGRVLMFFREAAGAGGPQLYSIDLTGYNEQLVKTPAYGSDPAWSPLLE; this is translated from the coding sequence ATGAAAATGCTTCTGAAGAGATGCGCCCTGGCGCTTCTGGTGGTTGTGGCGGCAGCCCCGTCGGTTTTCGCCGAAGTGCGGATCAACATTCATGGCGGCCGCGCCGAACCCCTGCCGATTGCCATCAACGATTTCAGTTCGAACGGCAATATCGGCCAGCAGATCAGCGCGGTGGTCGCCGCCGACCTGCAGCGCTCCGGCCTGTTCGCGCCCATCGACAAGGCGGCCTTCATCGAGAAGATCACCAATCCCGACACCCAGCCGCGGTTTGAGGACTGGAAGGCGATCAATGCCCAGGCACTGGTCACCGGGCGCGTCACCCAGGAAGGCGATGGCCGCCTGCGTGCCGAGTTCCGCCTGTGGGACACGTTCGGGGCCACCCAGATGACCGGCCAGCAGTTCTTCACCCAGCCGGAAAACTGGCGCCGTGTCGCGCATATCATTGCCGATGCGATCTACAAGCAGATCACCGGCGAAGACGGCTATTTCGATACGCGCGTGGTGTTCGTTTCCGAAAGCGGTCCGAAGACCGCCCGCAAGCGCCAGCTTGCCATCATGGACCAGGACGGTTTCAACGTCCGCACCCTGACCAACTCCAATGACATCGTGCTGACGCCGCGCTTCTCGCCGAGCAAGCAGGAAATCACCTACATGTCCTTCGAAGGCAACCAGCCGCGGGTCTATCTCCTGCAGCTGGAGACCGGGCAGCGCGAAATGGTCGGCAATTTCCCCGGCATGACCTTCTCGCCGCGCTTCTCGCCGGATGGCCAGCGGGTCATCATGAGCCTGCAGCAGGAAGGCAATGCCAATATCTACACGATGGACCTGCGCTCGCGCACCACGACCCGCCTGACCTCGACGGCCGCCATCGACACCTCGCCTTCCTATGCGCCGGATGGCAACCGCATCGTGTTTGAAAGCGACCGGGGCGGCAAGCAGCAGCTCTATGTGATGGGGGCCGATGGTTCCGGCCAGACCCGCATCTCGTTTGGCGACGGGGCCTATTCGACCCCCGTCTGGTCGCCGCGCGGCGATCTCATCGCCTTCACCAAGCAGGCCGGCGGCAAGTTTTCGATTGGCGTGATGAAGCCGGATGGCTCGGGCGAGCGCATTCTCACCACCGGCTTCCACAACGAAGGCCCGACCTGGGCACCGAATGGCCGGGTGCTGATGTTCTTCCGCGAAGCGGCAGGGGCGGGCGGTCCGCAGCTCTATTCCATCGACCTGACCGGCTACAACGAACAGCTGGTCAAAACCCCGGCCTATGGCTCCGACCCGGCCTGGTCTCCCCTGCTCGAATAG
- the tolR gene encoding protein TolR, producing MGMSAGAKSGGGGRRRRGGGRRQPMSEINVTPMVDVMLVLLIIFMVAAPMLTVGVPIDMPESAAKPLNSDTQPITVSVNTAGEIFLQETPISLEELVPKLEAIAKTGYNERIFVRGDTNANYGGVIKVMAQISAAGFKNIGLITLPEASK from the coding sequence ATGGGTATGTCCGCCGGAGCCAAGTCGGGTGGGGGAGGGCGTCGTCGCCGGGGCGGCGGCCGTCGCCAGCCGATGAGCGAAATCAACGTCACGCCGATGGTCGACGTCATGCTGGTGCTGTTGATCATCTTCATGGTCGCAGCCCCGATGCTGACGGTCGGCGTGCCCATCGACATGCCGGAATCTGCCGCCAAGCCATTGAATTCCGACACCCAGCCGATCACCGTTTCGGTCAATACCGCAGGCGAGATCTTCCTGCAGGAAACCCCGATCTCGCTTGAGGAACTGGTGCCGAAACTCGAAGCCATCGCCAAGACCGGCTATAACGAGCGGATCTTCGTGCGCGGCGATACCAATGCCAATTACGGCGGCGTCATCAAGGTGATGGCCCAGATTTCCGCTGCCGGATTCAAGAATATCGGTCTCATCACCCTGCCGGAAGCGTCGAAGTGA